The following is a genomic window from Deltaproteobacteria bacterium.
AGATGGGCGACGAGTTCCGGGTCGAGCAGCGCGGCCACGTGGAGGTCTGGACCATCGACGGCGAGGACCGTCGGAACAGCATCTCCCAGGCGATGCTCGCGCGGCTCAAGGCGCTCGTGGCCGACGCGGCGACGCGCAAGCTGCGCGCGGTGGTGCTCACGGGCGCGGGCGACAAGGCCTTCTGCGCGGGCGCCGACCTGAAAGAGCGCGCGGGCATGAGCGAGGCCGACGTGCGCACGTTCCTCTCCACGCTGCGGGCCACCTTCCGCGCGCTGGAGCACGGCGACACGGTGTTCATCGCGGCGCTCAACGGCGCGGCGTTCGGTGGCGGCACCGAGCTCGCGCTCGCGTGCGACCTGCGCGTGGCCGCGCCGACCGCGGAGCTCGGGCTCACCGAGGTGAAGCTGGGCATCATCCCCGGCGGCGGCGGGACCCAGCGGCTGGCGCGACTGGTCGGCCTCGGACGCGCGAAGGAGCTCGTGCTCAGCGGCCGCCGAGTCAATGCCGACGAGGCGCTCGCGATGGGGCTCGTGAATCGCGTGGCGGGTGGAAGTGTCGTCGCGGATGCCGTGGCGCTCGCGGACGAGATCGCGAACAATGCGCCGATTGCGGTCGCCGCGGCCAAGCACGCTATCGACGAGGGCTTCGATCTGCCTCTCGACGAAGGCCTCGCGTGCGAGCAGAAGCACTACGCCAAGACGCTGCCCACGAAGGATCGCCTCGAGGGCCTGGCGGCGTTCCGCGAGAAGCGCAAGCCCGTGTACCGCGGCGAGTAGCTACACCAGCACGATGCGCTTATTCGCGCTCGACGCGCGCGGCTCGATCACGCGCAGCTCGAGCAGCATCTCCAGCAGCGCCAGCGCCTCGCGCTCTTCCATGTCCGCGAGCGACACCAGGTCCTCGACGGTCTTCGTGCCATCCGCGGCCATCACCAGCCGCGCCTGGGCGGGCGAGAGCTCCAGCTGGTGCAGCTCGAAGACCGGATCCGGCGCGGGGCTGAGCATCTTGTCGCGCGGGAGCCTGTCGCGCAGCTTCACCAGTGGCACGCGCAGGAAGCCCGCGAGCATCACCGCGGGCAACGAGAGCGCGAGCGGCATGACGTCGGCCTTACCCACCTTGCGGCTGATGAACTGGTGCTCGCCGTCGGGCCACTCGAAGGTGCTGGCGATGATCTGCAGCGCTTGATCGTGCAGGAGCGCGCTGCGCGTGTCGGCGCTGAGCAGGCCGAGCCGCACCATGGCCTCGCCGGTCTTCACCTGTTCGCGCGCGGCCAGCTCCTGCACCGTGAGCAGGTCGTCGGCGGTGAGGATGCCCTTGGCCACCGCGTGCCGCCCGAAGCGCTCCGCGGCCACGTTCGACGCGGCGTAGATCGGCCGGCCGGCATCCAGCCAGATGACCTTCACCACCTGGCCGCGCTTGAGCCGCAGCTCGCCGGTGAGCTTGCCCTGGTGCGCCGCCGCGAGCAGCCGCGGCACGCTGGTGTTGGCGAGGGGCGCCGCTTGCGGCCCGAGCGAGGCGATGGCGCGCTGCTGTCCGGTCGCCGGACGCGCGTCGCTGCCCGAGCCCCAGACCTTGCGCCCGGAGAAGGGCAGGTCGTCGAGGGCGGCGCGCTTTCGCGCCATGGCCTCGCGCTCGCTGGCCACCGCTTGCGCGGCTTCGGCGGTGCCGCTGGCCACCGGATCCACGTCGACGTCCTCGCCGAGCGCGAGCTCCGGCGGCTCTACGGGCGTCGCCGGACGCTGAATCGCGCCGGGCAAGAGCCCTTCCACCAGCGTCACCAGGCTGGTGAGCTCGAACGGCTTCTCGATCATCGCCTTGGCGCCGAACTCGTTCTTCATCTGATGATCGAAGATGAAGCCGCGAAACACGCCGCTGATGGCCACCGAGGGCACGTTGGCGCTCTTCAGCGCGGCCAGCACCTCGGTGCCGCGGATGTCGGGCAGGTGGAGGTCGACGATCGCCGCGTCGAGCGGGGTGGTCTGAACCGCGGAGAGCGCGTCGCGGCCGAGGAGGTGCAGGGTTACCGAGTGGCCGCGCTCACTGAAGGCGTTGGCGAGCAGCGCGCCCAGGTCCATGTTGTCGTCGACGATGAGGATGCGCGCCATGGTGCCTGTCGCGACCTTACCGCAGCACGCGTCGCGATGCGCGATCGGCCGAAGTATGGTTGTCGCATGAGAGCCTTTCACCACTTGGCTTTGCAGGTCGTCGACCTGCCGCGACAAGAGGCCTTCTACCGCGAGCTCTTCGAGCTGCCCGTACTCCAGCGCTGGCCCGACGGGCAGGGCGGCGAGCGCTCGGTCTGGCTGGGGCTCGAAGGCGGCTTCATCGCGCTCGAGAAGGCGCCGCCAGGTTCGCCCCTTCCGGTCCGGGGAGACTTCGGCGACGCGCGCGTGGGCTACTACGTCTTCGCGCTCCGCATCGAAAAGGCCGAGCGGCAGGCCTGGGAAGCGCGGCTCGAAAAGGCCGGCGTGGCCATCGAGCGGCGCACCGCGTTCAGCCTCTTCTTCCGCGACCCGGAGGGCAATCGGCTGGCCGTTTCGCACCACCCGGACGCGGTCGAATGACGCGGCAGTCGTGCTAGCTTCGCCGGCATGAGCGAACTGGCCAACGTCCTCCTGAAGCTGCGCGCCGTCACCCAGGAGCAGCTCGAAGAGGCCATCGACGCGCAGATCCTGAACGGCGGCCGGCTGGGCACCAACCTGGTCGAGCTCGGGCACATCACCGAGCAGCAGCTCGCCGACGCCCTGCAGACTCTTCACCGCGTGCCCGCGCTGCACGGCGAGATCGTGCCGCACGAGAGCGCGCTCTCGATGATCAAGCCGGAGTGGTGCGACAAGCACAACCTGGTGCCGCTGCGCTTCGAGGGCGGCCGGCTCTACATTGGCCTGCTCTCGCCGTACACGCCGGAGCAGCTGCGGCTCCTGGGCGAGCGGCTGGGCCACGAGGTGCAGCAGTTGCTCATCCCCGAGTTCCGGATGAACCAGCTCCTGCGCAAGTACGCCAAGGCCTTCCGTCCGGTGCGCCAGGTGGATCTCACGCACGCCGCGCAGCTCGCAGGCGAAGCCGTCGAGGAGAAGAAGGAAGGCACCGACGAGCTGATGAGCGAGGAGGAGTTCCAGAGCCTCTACGCGCAGGCGCTCTCGGGCGGCCGGCATTCGAGCCTCGAGGAGGCGCACGCCGAGCATGACTCCAAGCCGCTCATCGAGGCCCAGGAAGACCACGAGGCCAGCCCGCTGCACGGCATCCACCCGCCCGAGGCCTCGCCGCTGCCGCCGTTGCGCCCCACGACCAAGCCGGCCGCCGAGCCGATCATGGTCATTCCGCCCAAGGCGGTGCCGCTCCAGCCGCTCTCGTTTGCCGAGGCCCAGGCAGCCATCTCGCAGATCCACGATCGCGAGGGCGTGGCCCATTTGGTGATGCGCTTCGCCGCAGGCAAGTTCAAGCGTGCGCTGCTGTTCACGCTGCACGGCGAGGTCGCGACGGGCTGGGAGGGCGTGGGCGAAGGGCTCGCCGGCAACCGCGCGCGCCGGGTGGCGGTCCCCATGGCGCCGGGCGGGCCGTTCGCGCTGGTGCGGAAGAGCTGCTCGCACTTCATCGGGCCCTTCAAGAGCGACCCGGGCATCGACGCGTTCTTCAAGCTGGCCGGCGGCGCGCCCCAGACGGCGCTGCTCATGCCCATCCTCGCGCGCGGGCGCGTGGTGAACATCCTCTACGCGGATCACGGCGCGCAGAAGCCGACCACGCCCGACATCGGCGAGCTGATGATCCTCGTGCAGAAGGTGGGGCGCACGTACGAGGAGTTCCTGGCCAAGCAGAAGAAGGCCAAGCTCGCGGCGCTCGCGGTCGCGCGCTAGTCGCAACAACTCAGTCACAAGCTGTAGCGGCTTTCTTGACCGATCGCGATTCGGTGCGACGCTCTCCTCACGAGCGCGAGCGCGTCGCTCGCAAACCGGAGAAGGAGCCGCACATGTCCAGCTGCCGCAAGTCGCCCCGCGTTGCCCTCGACATCTTCCTCAATAAGTTCATCGAGGGGACGCCGTTCCTCTGCCGCTCCACCGACATCTCCGCCGAGGGCATGTACGTGGGCACCTTGATCGAGCCCACCCTCGACGCGGCCAACGAGACCGAAGGCGGCACCGTGGGCCTGCAGTTCCAGCTCCCTGGCACCGAAGAGGTCATCTACGCCGAGGGCGAGATCATCCGCAGCCAGCAGCGCAAGCGCGCCGTGGGCTACGGCATCAAGTTCACGCACCTCGCGCGCCGCCACCAGGCGCTCATCGAGAATTACGTGCGCGTCCGCCTCGCGGCGTAGCCGGCGTTTGCGCGCGATCGCGTGATCGCGATCTCACAAAAAAAAGGGACGCGGGCCTGTGACTCCAGTCACAGCAACCCTGCGTCCCTTCTGGCATTCTGGGCCAACATCGACTTGACCTGCATCGAAGGTGCGTGGTCTCGTCGAAGCGATTTTGAAGCGCCTTTCAGCACGCCGTCATCACACGGCCGGGGAGTGAGAACGCCATGCGGCACGTCCTGCTGTCTGCTTTGCTCGTCGTTCCGGTGGTGGCCTCGGCCGCTCCGGCGCCGGAGCACAAGGGCTCGAGCGCCAGCCCCGACTGGCAGAACCAGATGCTCAAGGCCACCGGCCAGGGCGCGCCCGACACGCGCAGGCAGCAGTCGCCTGCGGCCGCGCGCATCCAGGCCGAGAAGGCCGCAGAGATGGACGCGCTCCGCAACATCCTCGGCAAGGTCAAGGGCCTCTCCCTCGAGGGCAGCCAGACCGTGGGCGACAAGCTCGCGGCCAACGCCGACCTCGAGGGCCGCATCCAGGGCGTCATCAAGAACTGGACCATCACCGACAAGCGCTACTTCAGCGACGGCGGCGTCGAGGTCGACGTCCAGGTGAAGCTCGGCGACGTGATCAGCGAGCTGCTCGGCGGCGAGGTGGGCACCAAGGTGGCCGCCGCCAAGCCCGCCGCGGCCTCGCCGTTCTCCGGCCTCATCGTCGACGCCAAGAGCGTGAAGGTGCAGCCCGCGCTCGCGCCGCACATCGTCGACGAGGCCGGCAAGCCCGTGTACGGCGCGGAGAACGTGCAGAGCGACGCGGTGAAGGCCCACGGAGTGGCCGGCTACCTCAAGGCCGTCGGCGATGCGAAGAAGAACGCGTTGATGGGCGACAAGCCCCTGGTGGTGAAGGCCCTCAAGGCCTCGGGCCCGGACCTCACCATCTCCAACGCCGATGCTGACAAGGTGCGCGACGCGTCCTTCCTGGCCGAGGGCCGGGTGATCATCGTCGCCGACTGACCCACCCAACTCTCGACTTCGACGGCTCTGGAGAAACCATGAAGACGCTACTGATTGCCGCGAGCCTCTTTGCCGCGACGTCCGCCTTCGCCGCGGACGGCTCGTTCACCAAGGTCGACAAGGCAGAGGGCTCGGCCGCCATCGAGAACGGCAACACCAAGCTCGCCCACCAGCAAGCGCTGGACGCGGCCATCCGCGACGCGCTGGTCAAGGGCGCCGGCGCCCAGCTCGACAGCGTGACCATGACCGAGGGCGCGGAGCTGGTGCGGGACACCATCTTCGTGCACGCCAACGGCTACGTGAAGTCGTACTCGGTGGCCGAGGACGCCCAGCAGCAGGACGGCACCTGGCTGGTGCGCCTGCAGGACGTGGTCGTCGGCACCGGCGACCTGAGCAAGGACGCCGCCGCCGTCCGAGCGGAGCTGATTCGCCGCGGCCACCCCCGCCTCTACGCCCTCATCCGCGAGCAGGCGGTGGAGACCATCAGCGGCAAGAACCCCGGCGAGAAGGAAAAGGCCGGTTCGGCGACCCTCGCCCAGCTCTCGCAGGGCGTGGTGGAGCAGGGCCTCATCTCGCACATGACCCCCATCGGCTGGCAGTTCGTGGATCCCCAGGTGGCGTCGGGCAAGGTCCACGTCGAGAACGCCATGACCACCGACCTGGGCAACTTGAACGGCAAGGACTTCGCGCTCACCGGCGCGGACTACGTGATCCTGGGCAGCGTGATTGCCCGGCCCGTGGAGGGCGGAGCGTTCGGCGTCTCCACCGTGCAGCTGCGCACCGTGCTGTACGTGAAGGCCACCGACACCGGCGAAACCGTGGCCTCCGTGGAGAAGAGCGAGAACGTGGCCTCCACCTTCTCCATCAACGACGCGTCCACCAAGGCCATGGAGAAGGCCGGCGCCGAGCTGGCCGAGGCGCTCCAGAAGCAGGTGCTCGAGCTCTGGCGCAAGCAGCGCGGCGGCGTGGGCAAGGTGGTGCTCACCGTGGCCGTGGCCGACTACGACACCCTCCAGGCCTTCGAGGAGCAGCTCTCCAAGGGCGTGGCCAACGTGAAGAGCGTCGACGAGGTGAGCTTCAACGACGGCCGCGCGGAGCTCTCGGTGGGCCTCGCCGGCACCAGCCCCAAGCAGCTCGCGGGCAGCCTGTCGAGCAAGTCGGTGAAGGGCATGCAGGTCAAGGTCACCAAGGTCACCACGAACACGGTGGAGGTCAAGCTCGTCCGGTGAGGTGGCTCCTGCTCCTCCTGCTGGGCGGCTGCGCCAGCGCGCCCCCGACGCCGTTTCCCCAGCTCGCCCAGGTGAAGGGCAGGGAGGCGCCGCCGGGCAACCTGGTGCTCCAGACCGCCCCCCAGGACGCGCAGGTGGCGGTGGACGGCGTGGTGCAGGGGCTGGGCTCGGACTTCGACGGCGTGCACGGCGCGCTCAAGCTCAAAGAAGGTGAGCACAGCTTGAAGGTCACTCGCGACGGCTACCGCCCCTTCGCCGCCACGGTCTTCACTTCCGACGATGGCAGGCAGACGCTGCAGGTCTCGCTGGACAAGCTTTAGGAACGAGGAGTGAGGCACATGAGGCATGCATGGGTGGGCGCCGCGCTGGCGGTGGTGCTTTCGACGCCGGGCGTGGCGCTGGCCGCCTCGGCCGGTTCGATCACGTTCCTCGAGGGCAAGGCCTTCCGCGCGCCGGGCGGTGACGCGAGCAAGCAGGAGCCGCTCGCCAACGGCGGCAGCGTGGAGGCGGGCGACCTCATCAGCACCGAGGCCAAGAGCCGCCTGGAGATCACCCTGGCGGACTCGAGCATCGTGCGCGTGGGCCCCAAGTCCGCGACCCAGCTCAGCCAGGCCGACTTCGCCGACGGCCAGCGCAAGGTCTCGGCCAAGCTCGTGCTCGGAAACGTCTGGGCCAAGGTCTCCAGCGCCCTGGGCGGCGACCAGAAGTTCGAGGTCACCACCGAGCGCGCGGTGGCCGGCGTCCGCGGCACCACCTTCCGCGTGGACTCGCGCAAGGACAAGGTCGTCGTCGTCAAGGTCTTCGCGGGCGCGGTGGCGGTGGCGGGCAGCTCCATTCCCCGGCCGCTGGCGCCGGAGATGGCCTCCGACAAGAAGCCGGGCCGCACCCAGGTGGCGGGGCCGCACCAGGTATCGAAGGCCGAGTGGGAGAAGATCGTGGGCGCGCAGATGAAGATCACCGTGGCCGCCGACGGCAAGCCCGGCGAGCCCGAGAAGTTCGCCGACGCCGACGAGTGCAAGGACGACTGGACCCGCTGGAACCGCGCGCGCGACGGCGAGCCCTGCGCGAAGTAGCTCAGCGAAGCGCGTCGACGTGACGGACGGGCGTGGGCCATGCGGCTCGCGCCCGTTCGATTTTTGGCGGCCGCATTCGGCTGGTTCGGGCTCGGGGAGTCTGGGTTAGAGTGACGGTTCGAGGAGCGAGGCCGGACCGTGTACCACCCGCAGTTCGACCAGCTCACGGCGTACGCCACGGGCGAGCCGTTCAAAGAGCAGGTGCTCGCGGCAAAGGCCGAGTACGTCGGATACACGGGCGAGGTCTTCGACGACGACCGGTCGTTCGAGCCGCGCATGGCCTCGTTCCTGGAGTTCTACCTCTTCGACCGCAAGCTGCCCGCCCAGGGGCTCACGCCCGCAGAGCTCTTCCTGCGCGAGCGCGGGCCAACCGTGAGCCCCGACGAGCGCCAGAGCCTCGAGGGCTTCACCCAGACGCTCCACTCCATCTTCGAGGTCCGCAAGCTGCACCCCGGCGGCATCCGGGTGCGCGAGCTCTTCACCGGCAAGGACCACGAGGTCTACGAGCGGCGCTCGGTGGCGGGCATGAGCAAGGGCGACATCCTCGAGGCCCGGCTGATCCCCAACCAGGGCCGCGAGCTGTTCGCGCCGGCGTTCTGCTACCACCCCAAGGAGGCCCGCAAGGCCATCCTCAAGGAGCTGAAGCGCCAGAAGAAGAAGCCCGACCCGGACTTCACCCCGCAGAAGCTCATCTTCACCCTCTCGCGCATGGCGCTGAAGGTGGAGCGCTACCGGAACATCGCGGTCGAGGCCATCTACACCTTTGACCAGAAGACGATTTAGCGACCTGCGGGCGGCGTGACGCTGTCGTTCACGTAGACGCGCACGTCCCAGAGGCAGCCCTTCTCGGCGCTCGGGGCCACGTCTAGCTTGCCCACCCAGGGCAGGGCGGCGAGATCGGTCGCGACCTGCGCCGCGCCGGCCTTGGCCTTGTCGGCCTCCCGGGTGCAGTACTCGATGCGCGACTTGCCTGCGTCGGTGGTCATCTTCGGGCCCCACCAGACGACGGTGGTGTTGCGGCTGCGGTTCTGATCGATGAGGTGGTCGAGCAGGTAGTTCATGGTGCGCGCCTTGGCGTCCTTGGAGCGGAGCTCCACGCCGATGCGCTTCTCGCAGCCCTGGTAGTGGCAGTAGTACGAGCCCGACTCGAAGAGCAC
Proteins encoded in this region:
- a CDS encoding enoyl-CoA hydratase/isomerase family protein, whose translation is MGDEFRVEQRGHVEVWTIDGEDRRNSISQAMLARLKALVADAATRKLRAVVLTGAGDKAFCAGADLKERAGMSEADVRTFLSTLRATFRALEHGDTVFIAALNGAAFGGGTELALACDLRVAAPTAELGLTEVKLGIIPGGGGTQRLARLVGLGRAKELVLSGRRVNADEALAMGLVNRVAGGSVVADAVALADEIANNAPIAVAAAKHAIDEGFDLPLDEGLACEQKHYAKTLPTKDRLEGLAAFREKRKPVYRGE
- a CDS encoding general secretion pathway protein GspE: MSELANVLLKLRAVTQEQLEEAIDAQILNGGRLGTNLVELGHITEQQLADALQTLHRVPALHGEIVPHESALSMIKPEWCDKHNLVPLRFEGGRLYIGLLSPYTPEQLRLLGERLGHEVQQLLIPEFRMNQLLRKYAKAFRPVRQVDLTHAAQLAGEAVEEKKEGTDELMSEEEFQSLYAQALSGGRHSSLEEAHAEHDSKPLIEAQEDHEASPLHGIHPPEASPLPPLRPTTKPAAEPIMVIPPKAVPLQPLSFAEAQAAISQIHDREGVAHLVMRFAAGKFKRALLFTLHGEVATGWEGVGEGLAGNRARRVAVPMAPGGPFALVRKSCSHFIGPFKSDPGIDAFFKLAGGAPQTALLMPILARGRVVNILYADHGAQKPTTPDIGELMILVQKVGRTYEEFLAKQKKAKLAALAVAR
- a CDS encoding VOC family protein: MRDRPKYGCRMRAFHHLALQVVDLPRQEAFYRELFELPVLQRWPDGQGGERSVWLGLEGGFIALEKAPPGSPLPVRGDFGDARVGYYVFALRIEKAERQAWEARLEKAGVAIERRTAFSLFFRDPEGNRLAVSHHPDAVE
- a CDS encoding FecR domain-containing protein, which produces MRHAWVGAALAVVLSTPGVALAASAGSITFLEGKAFRAPGGDASKQEPLANGGSVEAGDLISTEAKSRLEITLADSSIVRVGPKSATQLSQADFADGQRKVSAKLVLGNVWAKVSSALGGDQKFEVTTERAVAGVRGTTFRVDSRKDKVVVVKVFAGAVAVAGSSIPRPLAPEMASDKKPGRTQVAGPHQVSKAEWEKIVGAQMKITVAADGKPGEPEKFADADECKDDWTRWNRARDGEPCAK
- a CDS encoding PEGA domain-containing protein, which produces MRWLLLLLLGGCASAPPTPFPQLAQVKGREAPPGNLVLQTAPQDAQVAVDGVVQGLGSDFDGVHGALKLKEGEHSLKVTRDGYRPFAATVFTSDDGRQTLQVSLDKL
- a CDS encoding response regulator, with the translated sequence MARILIVDDNMDLGALLANAFSERGHSVTLHLLGRDALSAVQTTPLDAAIVDLHLPDIRGTEVLAALKSANVPSVAISGVFRGFIFDHQMKNEFGAKAMIEKPFELTSLVTLVEGLLPGAIQRPATPVEPPELALGEDVDVDPVASGTAEAAQAVASEREAMARKRAALDDLPFSGRKVWGSGSDARPATGQQRAIASLGPQAAPLANTSVPRLLAAAHQGKLTGELRLKRGQVVKVIWLDAGRPIYAASNVAAERFGRHAVAKGILTADDLLTVQELAAREQVKTGEAMVRLGLLSADTRSALLHDQALQIIASTFEWPDGEHQFISRKVGKADVMPLALSLPAVMLAGFLRVPLVKLRDRLPRDKMLSPAPDPVFELHQLELSPAQARLVMAADGTKTVEDLVSLADMEEREALALLEMLLELRVIEPRASSANKRIVLV
- a CDS encoding PilZ domain-containing protein, which encodes MSSCRKSPRVALDIFLNKFIEGTPFLCRSTDISAEGMYVGTLIEPTLDAANETEGGTVGLQFQLPGTEEVIYAEGEIIRSQQRKRAVGYGIKFTHLARRHQALIENYVRVRLAA